In Macaca mulatta isolate MMU2019108-1 chromosome 16, T2T-MMU8v2.0, whole genome shotgun sequence, the sequence gttagccaggatggtcttgatctcctgaccttgtgatccggccgcctcggcctcccaaagtgctgggattacaggcgtgagccaccgtgcccggccaacttggGGTTCTTTCTGAACAACAGATCATATATGCTCAGGCCCGGCCTGGCACTGGTGGGGGAGGAAAGGTCCGTGAACCCAGAGAGGATCAGAAAGAGGAAGTGGGCTGCAGGAGAtggtgggaggggcagggagggcagtggcacgatgtgGGGATCTGCTGCCCCCTGGCCAGTGCCTGGGGATGCCAGCAGAAGTCCTGGCAAGTCACAAGAAGAGGCTGGGCGGGAAGTCAGGGCCTGCTAAGCGGTAAACCAGAACCCGAGCCTGGCAGGCTCTTGAAGATGGGATCCTGGTCGTTGAGTCGCACACGCTAACCTCTGCTCTGCCTCTTCTCAGAGCTGCGCATAAAATCCAGCTTTGTGGCACCCCTGGAAAAGTCATATGGGACCAGGCCCAGAGTCCTGACGGGCAACCCTCGCTTGGACCTGCAGGAGATCAACAACTGGGTGCAGGCCCAGATGAAAGGGAAGCTCGCCAGGTCCACGAAGGAGCTGCCCGATGAGATCAGTATTCTCCTTCTCGGTGTGGCGTACTTCAAGGGTGAGCGCGTCtccacttctttattttattgtattttgacggagtcttactctgtagccctagctggagtgcggtggtgcgatctcagctcagtgcaacctctgcctcccaggttcaagcgattcttgtgcttcagcctcccgagtagctgggattataggcgtgcaccaccacgcccggctaattttttgtattttagtagagacggggtttcaccatgttggccaggctggtctcgaactcctgagctcaggtgatctgcccgcctcggcctcccaaagtgctgggattacaggcacgagccatcgcacctggcccttttaaatttatttttaagagagggtgtcgctatgatgcccaggctggtctcgaactcctgagctcaggtgatctgcccacctcggcctcccaaagtgctgggattaccatgtTCAACTTTCCACTTCTTTTTTGACCAAGGGTGGGTGGCAGGCGTCAGAGGGGGCTTGGAAAGGGGAGGTGTCAGAGACCTTGCCCAGCATGGGGGCTGGGGCACGGCTGGGGGAGGATCTGGGAACTGCACTCACCTGGAGCTTATCTGCTTGTCATCAAATCCAGGCCAAGGTATGAATGTCTATAGAGAGTCAGAGACTTGTGGAGACAGAAgagcagagagggagaaagaatgaACAGTGGGCCTGTTTGGGGCTTTCCTGGCCTTTGAATCAGAcaagatgtatttatttatttttttaagatggagtctcattctgtcgcccagcctggagtgcagtggtgcgatcttggctcactacagcctccctacctcccaggttcaagcgattctcctgcctcagcctcatgagtagctgagattacaggtgcccgccaccacgcccggctaatttttgtattttcagtagagatgggggtttcgccatgttggccaggctggtcttaaactcctgacctcaggtgatccacccacctcggcctcccgaagtgctgggattacaggcgtgaaccactgtgctggCCGAATCAGACAAGGTTTAAATTCCACCTCCGCCTGTACTAGCTGAGGAACTCTGCACTTATTTTGCAACCTTTCCAGGCCTATGTTCTCACCTTCAACGTGACGATAATACACCTACTTCATAGACACCTTTTTATGTTGTCTCCAAGTTTTACAACAACTCTAGTTCTGTACCCAAGACATGGCAGGTGACCAACGACATCCTTCTAGGCTGTGGTTATGTGTTTGGAGATCGTTCCACAGGCCTAGTGTGGGGCCAGCCCCGTTCAGATAAGGCCTTGTGGGGTGGCGTGGGGCAGGGGGAGAGGTTGGGCACCCTCTCCCTTAAAATGCTTTGTAactgtcggccgggcgcagtggctcacgcctgtcatcccagcactttgggaggccgaggcgggcggatcacgaggtccgagattgagaccatcctggctaacatggtgaaaccccatctctactaaaaatacacataaataaataaataagccaggcgtggtggtgggcgcctgtagtcccagctactcgggaggctgaggcaggcgaatggcatgaacccgggaggcggagcttgcagtgagctgagatccggccactgcactccagcctgggcaacagagcgagactccgtctcaaaaaaaaaaaaaacacaaaacaaaacgcTTTGTAACTGTCTGAGGCACCATCAAGAGTGGCCCCCAGCCTGCAGAAAATCCGAATGGCTTCCTATGTCAAGCACTGATCTCTAGTGTGTGAGAGAACAGCTCTGGATCCAGATACTATAGGTCACATTAAGCTAGAGGAGCTTGGCCATCAGCTGGCTTCGAGCGTCAGCCAGTGACTTCACCTCTTTGGCTTCGGCCCGTTTTCAGCTGCGAGAGGGCATGATCCAGAGGACCTCAGAGGTCTCTTCCAGCTCGGACCGTCTTTGACTGTCGCCCACAGACACTGCCGTAGGAGTGCACACcagtttacttttctttcttttgtttttgagacggagttttgctctttttggccaggctggagtgctgtggcgtgatcttggctcactgcaacctctggctcccaggttcaagcgattctcccgcctcggcctcccgagtagctgggattacaggcacccaccactgcgcccggctaatttttgtatttttagtagaggcagggtttcaccatgttggccaggctagtctcgaactcctgaccttagatgatccacccacctcagcctcccaaagtgctgggattacagacgtgaggcaccacacccggccatttttatatttttagtacagtgttttgtcatgttggccaggctggtctcaaactcctgacctcaagtgatccatccaccccggcctcccaatatgctgggattacaggtgtgagtccaccgcgcctggccaccagTTTACTTTTCTTGCAGGCTATCACAGAATGTGTACAATCCAGAGAGCCTAATCAGCCAAATCAACGTCTCGCCATTGGAGTTTGCTGGTGAAGGGTACTTGGGGTCCTGGAAATAACTGTGGGGTCCAAACCACACACACTGAGACAGGCCTATTCCCTGAGGCATCAGAGCCCCTGACGGCTAAGCTCCCTTAAGTCAGGCAATTTTCAACAATGCGCTTTGGGGACACAGCATGGTGCCACTGTCTTTCTGGTCTCCTGGGGCTCAGACTATGTCATTCATTTCATTCCAGGGCAGTGGGTAACAAAGTTTGACCCCAGAAAGACTTCCCTCGAGGACTTCCACTTGGATGAAGAGAGGACCGTGAGGGTCCCCATGATGTCAGACCCTAAGGCTATTTTACGCTATGGCTTGGATTCGGATCTCAGCTGCAAGGTCCGTAGGGGTAGGGGCAATGTGGGTgatgggtggagggagaggacagAGAAGCAAAACAGGGGAGTGGGAATAAAACGACCTGTGAGATCTGACAGCTGTCTACGTTTCGCCTGCTGTTTGACTTTGAGCAGGTTAATAACATCTCTGAGCCTTTCCTCTTCTTAAGATGGGGAAGGCGATTGTTATCAACACTTATCCTCCCAGGGTTTGTTAGAAGGATGAGTAAGGTAATGTGAAACGGGCCCTCAGATTGGGTGCCCAAATGTtagttctctttctttccttcagacTCCTATTTCTAGAATTTAAAGCCagactttgaaaaataatgacaaaCTCCAAATtgttggcattctttttttttttttttttgagacagtcttgctctgtctcccaggctgcagtgcagtggcatgatcttggctcaccgcaacctctgccctgtcgagttcaagcaattctcctgcctcagcctccctagtagctgggattataggcacctgccagcacgcctggctaattttgtatttttagtagagacagggtttcaccatgttgcccaggctggtctcgaactcctgacctcaggtgattcgcccgcctcggcctcctaaagtgctgggattccaggcgtgagccaccgcgctcagccaatCGTTGGCATTCTAAGGCTTTCCGTGTACCTGACTTCTTTTAGTTGTAAGTCTGTAACTGTTAACCTTTGTTGGGTCATGGCCATCACATGGGATCTCTGGGAATCTGACGACAGTGCCTCAAACCAGGGAGAGCACTGCCAGGTGTACACACACATTTCTGAAACCCGGGAGAACACTGCcaggtgtacacacacacatttctgaaACCCGGGAGAGCACTGCCAGGTGTACACACACGTTTCTATCAACGATTGCAGGAGACTCTTGGGACCCTGACACCATCTGTTCCATGGACTGTAGGTTGAGAGCCTCTGTTCAAAGGATGCTTTTGCTCTTCGTGGGTAGATGGGGTGGAGCCTCCAAGCCCTCTTACGGCCCCTTCGGTATTCCTATCCCCGGTTCTCCCTGTCTTAGTCTAGCGCTCTCTACCTAACAAATGATCAGTCAATGTTGGCAGATAGACTTTGGGAGAAAATAAAGACCTGAAATTCAATTCTAGCTCCTTAAACCACAGGAGAACATTCTTTCAGCAGATAACTTCAGTTGGTATTAGGCCAAGGTAAGAAAGGCCAACAGCCTCCTTTCTGAAGAAATCTCAGGCAATGGCTTGCTGCCAGAAAGCTCGAACCTAGAGGGGGATTGTTAAATAgctgaggggctgggggaaggacgAGGCCAGGGCCCCGCCACGGGAGAGGAAGACAGCTCCCGGCTATGTCTGTCCCCGGCTTCTGGCCTCTAAAGGACTAACCCACGTGCTTTCTCACCTGTCTCAGATTGCCCAGCTGCCTTTGACCGGAAGCATGAGTATCATCTTCTTCCTGCCCCTCAAAGTGACCCAGAATTTGACCCTGATAGAGGAGAGCCTCACCTCCGAGTTCATTCACGACATAGACCGGGAACTGAAGACGGTGCAGGCGGTGCTGACCCTCCCCAAGCTGAAGCTGAGTTACGAAGGCGAAGTCACCAAGTCGCTGCAGGAGACGAGTACGTCTGGAGACCCTTTTGCTTTTGGTGGGTGGGGCGGGCCGGGGTCTTCGGGACTTCCACCTTGCTGAGGAGAACTCAGGGCTCCACGGCCTTGCAGGGGCCGTGCATGATTCCTTAATCCTCGTCCTGCCTGCCTTCTCTCATCAGGCTCATTCCTCGGCCTCACGAGCAGACCTCCTTCACAGGCGCTCATGACGAGTCTGTCTGACCTGTTTTCTCATCTTGACCTAACTTGCCAAGTGCTCCTGGGCAAGTCGCTCCACCCTCGGCCAGCTCGGAGCGCTTGAGGCGTCCCAGAAAGTCAGCAGTGGCGCGCCATCCCAGCTTGCTTGCAACTGGATCCCTTGGTCGGGGTGTCGGGGAAGGCAGGGTTTTAACGGAAATCTCTCTCCATCTCTACAGAGCTGCAGTCTTTGTTTGATTCACCAGACTTTAGCAAGATCACAGGCAAACCCATCAAGCTGACTCAAGTGGAACACCGGGCCGGCTTCGAGTGGAACGAGGATGGGGCGGGAGCCACCCCCAGCCCGGGGCTGCAGCCTGCGCACCTCACCTTCCTGCTGGACTATCACCTTAACCAGCCTTTCATCTTCGTCCTGAGGGACACGGACACAGGGGCCCTTCTCTTCATTGGCAAGATTCTGGACCCCAGAGGCACCTAATACCCCAGTTTAACATTCCAGTGCCCTAGAAGGGAACCCCAGAGGGACAGCAGATTCCACAGGACACAAAGCTGCTCCCGTAAGGTTTCAATGCATACAATAAAAGAGCTTTATCCTTAACTTGCTACTTTGTTCCTCCTCCTATTTTGAGCTATGCTAAGTATCATATGAAGAGAAACTGCTCTTTAGGAGGTGGTCCTCTGCTTCTAGCCTGGTTTTATCTAAACGCTGCAGAAAGTCACTGTTTATAAGAACTTTAAGGTACCTGTGTTGGATAATGCAGGGACAGCTCTGCTATGGGGGTGTTTCAGTACTAGGATCTGTGATCCTCCCGGGAGGCCATTTCCTGCCCCCATAATCACTGAAGCACGCTTGTAAACAACACACGGAGAGATGAGAGAGGCCATCTGTAACTTAAGGAAACtgttattttataaatcatttaaaGAAAGCTTTCAAGGACACAGTAAATAGACCCGATATGTAAAGATTCTAAACATATTCTTTGTAAGGAGGTATGCCTATTTTACAAAgtacagccgggtgcggtggctcatggctgtaatcccagcattttgggaggccgaggcgggcggatcacctgaggttgggagttcgagaccaacctgatcaacatggacaaaccccgtctctactaaaaatacaaaattagcagggtgtggtggcgcatgcccataatcccagctagtcgggaggctgaggcaggagaatcgcttgaacctgggaggtagaggttgcagtgagccaagatcatgccattgcactccagcctgggtgacaagagtgaaactccatctcaaaaaacaacaaaaaacccaaagtataactgggctttttttttttttttttttgagacggagtctcgctctgccgcccaggctggagtgcagtggccggatctcagctcactgcaggctccgcctcccgggttcacgcaattctcctgcctcagcctccccagtagctgggactacaggcgcccgccacctcgcccggctagttttttttgtattttttagtagagacggggtttcaccgtgttagccaggatggtctcgatctcctgacctcgtgatccgcccgcctcggcctcccaaagtgctgggattacaggcttgagccaccgcgcccggccaactggGCTTTTTGAGGAACATGAAACATGCCCAGTGTTTGAAGTAGAATAACTACCGAACTGTCCACAggactaaactttttttttttcttgaaaaagcTCTACCAAAAAAATCACTGTCCTCTCCCTTGCCACAGAGTATTAGACAGGAGGAGAAATGATATTCTGGGGCCCTTCGTTCTACAGATGTCTGAGTGCTAATTGTATTCCAGATTCCCAAAAAGCTATTGCCAGGTATCTCTGGGGCTACTGATTTCCTGATCATAATACAACGGCCACTGACGGGCACTTCTTGGGCACGCTCAGGGTGGGGAAGCTCTGAGCAGCGGCGTGGATCTGGCATTCTTTTCCACGAATGCACCTGAGCTACTTGGTCACCAGTGGTAACACAGCAACCAGGGTTCCGACCTAGGGAACCCCGTACCCTTCTGACTGGAATGGGGTTGGACTCTTGCTACACATCCTGGTGGAAGGGAGCGGCCATCCCTACCCTCGGTCTCTTAAAATCTAAACCACAAACAGCAACGAATCCCCTGCCGCCCCCGGTTCTCATACAGTCTGTATTCGACTCGCCAGCTTGGAGAGGTCTGGCAGAGAAAAGGAGTCTCTTTAGGTTTGACAACAAAGAGAAGAActcagggccgggcatggtggctcacacctggaatcccagcactgtgggaggccaacgcggatggcacacctgaggtcgggagctcaagaccagcccggccaacatggagaaaccccgtctttactaaaaatacaagattagctgggtgtggtggcgcatgcctgtaatccctgctgctagggaggctgaggcaggagaatcatttgaacctgggaggtggagtttgcagtgagccaagattgtgccactgtactccagcctgggtgacagagactctgtttcaaaaaaaaaaagagggccgggctcacacctgtaatcccagcactttgagaggctgaatcacctgaggttgggagtttgagaccagcctggcaaacatggagaaaccctgtctctactaaaaatacaaaattagccaggtgtggtggtgcatgcctgtaataccagctacttgggaggctgaagcaggagaaatgcttgaacctgggaggcagaggttgcggtgaaccgggattacgccattgcactccagcctgggcaacaagagcgaaactctgtctcaaaaacaacaggccgggcgcggtggctcaagcctgtaatctcagcactttgggaggccgagacgggcggatcacgaggtcaggagatcgagaccatcctggctaacacggtgaaaccccgtctctactaaaaaatacaaaaaactagccgggcgaggtggcggcgcctgtagtcccagctactcgagaggctggggcaggagaatggtgtgaacccggggggcggagcttgcagtgagctgagatccggccactgcactccagcctgggcgacagagctagactctgtctcaaaaaacaaaaaaaacacaacaacaacaacaacaataacttAGAAAGAGGGATATGTGTTATAAAGTCTTTACTACAAGTTTGATTTTATTAGTGTTTGGTTAGTGACTCTGCCAAGAGTACAGAATGAAGGGCAGAGAATAAGGACTGGAAAACTGGCAGGAAACACACTGAGAGCCGCCATCCCTGGAGGAAACTGCTCAATACAATGACTCCATATTCACTTCTCTAGTCACAATTTATACTCCACCGATTTTCACAAAGGATTCGGGGAAGCTAGATGCCGTAAGTGGAACCCAGTGTCTCTGGAGATAAGCTGCCTTACTGATTCCttgttttacaattatttttcaattacagTGTAACTACTGAGAGTTTCAGCTCCCACTGGAGTGGTGCACACATCTCATTACTACTAAAACCACAGGAATGTTCCAGGGAAACAGACTATCATCATCGAGTGAGGTGGAATCCAGCCAAAACCCCAGGCTAACCTCCAGATGCCTGCAGATCAGCTAAAATCCTTTTAAAGGACTTGGACTCTCCAGATACTAGTTTTAAGTCTTTTCTGGGAACTGGGAGTTTGTATTGGAGGCCACTTAACCATTTCAAGAAATATCCACCAAAATACATGTCTCTCTGACTGCAATGGTTTCTGAGTCCCCCCAGCCCTCGTATCCCAGGCTTGGGACTGTTGGGAAAGTCCCGTCTCCTGTTGAAAGCTCAGCAGCAACAGAAcctgtttagtttagtttttttttttttttgagatagggtcttaccctgtcacgcaggctggagtgcaatagtgcgatcttggctcactgcggcctcagtctgccaggctcaggtgatcctatctcagcttctcgagtaggtgggactacaggcatgtgccaccatgcttggtgaattaaaaaaatttttcttgtaGCGATacggtctcactatattgcccaggctggttttgaactcctgggctcaagcgatcctcccacctcagtgtctcaaagtactgggattacaggcgtgagcctccacacccggccaactcaacgtactaggattacaggcgtgagcctcccacctcagcctctcacagtactgggatcacagatgtAAGCTTCTACACCGGGCCTGCAGAACCTACACAGAACCCACACCTGGTCCGCAGAACCCGCACCCGATCCACAGAACCCACACCCAGCAACAGaacctcttatttttttttttgagatggagtctcacactgtcgtcgggctggaatgcagtggagcgatctcagctcaccgcaacctccgcctcctgggttcaagagattctcctgcctcagcctctcgagtagctgggattatgggtacctgccaccacgcccagctagtttttgtgtttttagtaaagacagcatttcaccatgttggccagtctggtctcgaactcctgaccttgtgatctgcctccctcagcctcccaaagtgtcgggattgcagccgtgagccgccgtgccccgCTGGCAAACaaaacctctttattttttattttttagacggagtctcactctgttgccc encodes:
- the SERPINF1 gene encoding pigment epithelium-derived factor isoform X1, encoding MQALVLFLCFAALLGHSSCQSLASGPEEGSPDPDSTGALVEEEDPFFKVPVNKLAAAVSNFGYDLYRVRSSMSPTTNVLLSPLSVATALSALSLGAEQRTESVIHRALYYDLISSPDIHGTYKELLGTVTAPQKNLKSASRIVFEKKLRIKSSFVAPLEKSYGTRPRVLTGNPRLDLQEINNWVQAQMKGKLARSTKELPDEISILLLGVAYFKGQWVTKFDPRKTSLEDFHLDEERTVRVPMMSDPKAILRYGLDSDLSCKIAQLPLTGSMSIIFFLPLKVTQNLTLIEESLTSEFIHDIDRELKTVQAVLTLPKLKLSYEGEVTKSLQETKLQSLFDSPDFSKITGKPIKLTQVEHRAGFEWNEDGAGATPSPGLQPAHLTFLLDYHLNQPFIFVLRDTDTGALLFIGKILDPRGT
- the SERPINF1 gene encoding pigment epithelium-derived factor isoform X2, encoding MKGKLARSTKELPDEISILLLGVAYFKGQWVTKFDPRKTSLEDFHLDEERTVRVPMMSDPKAILRYGLDSDLSCKIAQLPLTGSMSIIFFLPLKVTQNLTLIEESLTSEFIHDIDRELKTVQAVLTLPKLKLSYEGEVTKSLQETKLQSLFDSPDFSKITGKPIKLTQVEHRAGFEWNEDGAGATPSPGLQPAHLTFLLDYHLNQPFIFVLRDTDTGALLFIGKILDPRGT